A DNA window from Pithys albifrons albifrons isolate INPA30051 chromosome 7, PitAlb_v1, whole genome shotgun sequence contains the following coding sequences:
- the LOC139674155 gene encoding olfactory receptor 14J1-like, whose product MSNSSSISQFLLLPLADTRQLQLLHLWLFLGISLAALLGNGLIISTVACDHHLHTPMHFFLLNLSLTDLGCICTTVPKAMHNSLWHTTAISYMGCAAQLFFFVSFMSTEFSLLTIMCYDRYVAICKPLHYGTLLGSRACAHMAAAAWASGFLNALLHTANTFSLPLCKGNILGQFFCEIPQILKLSCSHSYLRELRLLVASVFLFMGCFIFIVFSYVQIFRAVLRIPSEQGRHKAFSTCLPHLSVVSLFISTSFFAYLKPPTISSASLDLALSVLYSVIPPSLNPLIYSLRNQELMDAVRKMMTGCFSAGRDCLLCSVSDTQCIS is encoded by the coding sequence atgtccaacagcagctccatcagccagttcctcctcctgccattggcagacacgcggcagctgcagctcctgcacttgtggctcttcctgggcatctccctggctgccctcctgggcaacggcctcatcatcagcaccgtagcctgcgaccaccacctgcacacccccatgcacttcttcctgctcaacctgtccctcacagacctgggctgcatctgcaccactgtccccaaagccatgcacaactccctctggcaCACCACAgccatctcctacatgggatgtgctgcacagctctttttctttgtctccttCATGTcaacagagttttccctcctcaccatcatgtgctacgaccgctacgttgccatctgcaaacccctgcactacgggaccctcctgggcagcagagcttgtgcccacatggcagcagctgcctgggccagtggctttctcaatgctctgctgcacacagccaatacattttccctgcccctgtgcaagGGCAATatcctgggccagttcttctgtgaaatcccacagatcctcaagctctcctgctcacactcctacctcagggaacttcGGCTTCTTGTGGCtagtgtttttttatttatgggatgtttcattttcatagttttctcctatgtgcagatcttcagggctgtgctgaggatcccctctgagcagggacggcacaaagccttttccacgtgcctccctcacctgtcCGTGGTCTCCCTCTTTATCAGCACATCATTTTTTGCCTACCTTAAGCCTCCCACGATCTCCTCCGCATCTCTGGATCTGGcattgtcagttctgtactcggtgaTTCCTCCatcactgaaccccctcatctacagcctgaggaaccaggagctgatggatgctgtgaggaaaatgatgactggatgcttttcagcaggaagagactgcctgctttgctctgtcagtgaCACGCAGTGCATTTCATGA
- the LOC139674156 gene encoding olfactory receptor 14A16-like produces MAMYKDVTTEEMLLGLSNELRPRTQRQQMSNSSSISQFLLLPLADTRQLQLLHLWLFLGISLAALLGNGLIISAVACDHHLHTPMHFFLLNLSLTDLGSICTTVPKAMHNSLWDTTTISYAGCVTQVFLFAFFISAELYVLTIMCYDRYVAICKPLHYGTLLGSRACAHMAAAAWASAFLNALLLTVNTFSLPLCQGNALGQFFCEIPQILKLSCSHSYLREFGLIVVSACSGFGCFIFIVFSYVQIFRAVLRIPSEQGRHKAFSTCLPHLAVVSLFISTAVFAYVKPPSISSPSLDVVVAVLYSLVPPTLNPLIYSLRNQELKGAVQNLITGWSREASNFQLSSA; encoded by the exons ATGGCGATGTACAAAGATGTTACAACTGAGGAAATGCTGCTGGGTTTGTCAAATGAACTTC GTCCTCgcacccagaggcagcaaatgtccaacagcagctccatcagccagttcctcctcctgccattggcagacacgcggcagctgcagctcctgcacttgtggctcttcctgggcatctccctggctgccctcctgggcaacggcctcatcatcagcgccgtagcctgcgaccaccacctgcacacccccatgcacttcttcctgctcaacctgtccctcacagacctgggctccatctgcaccactgtccccaaagccatgcacaactccctctgggacaccacaaccatctcctatgCAGGATGTGTCACACAGGtctttctgtttgcatttttcatttcagcagagctttatgtcctcaccatcatgtgctacgaccgctacgttgccatctgcaaacccctgcactacgggaccctcctgggcagcagagcttgtgcccacatggcagcagctgcctgggccagtgcctttctcaatgctctgctgctcacagtcaatacattttccctgcccctgtgccagggcaatgccctgggccagtttttctgtgaaatcccacagatcctcaagctctcctgctcacactcctacctcagggaatTTGGGCTTATTGTGGTTAGTGCCTGTTCaggttttggttgtttcattttcatagttttctcctatgtgcagatcttcagggctgtgctgaggatcccctctgagcagggacggcacaaagccttttccacgtgcctccctcacctggccgtggtctcaCTCTTtatcagcactgctgtgtttgcctACGTGAaacctccctccatctcctccccatccctggatgtggtggtggcagttctgtactcaCTGGTTCCTccaacactgaaccccctcatctacagcctgaggaaccaggagctcaagggtGCTGTGCAGAATTTGATTACTGGATGGTCTCGAGAAGCTTCAAACTTCCAGTTGTCTTCTGCATAG